A DNA window from Hordeum vulgare subsp. vulgare chromosome 1H, MorexV3_pseudomolecules_assembly, whole genome shotgun sequence contains the following coding sequences:
- the LOC123402074 gene encoding noroxomaritidine/norcraugsodine reductase-like, protein MTSGREKRWSLAGATALVTGGSKGIGRAIVEELAGFGARVHTCSRNAAELEECRRQWEEEKLAITVSVCDVSVRAAREELMETVRESFEGKLDILVNNAGQLVLKAATEWTADDYSQLMETNLESSFHLSQLAHPLLIKASVLGGGSIVNISSVGGIFGYPGLALYGITKGGMNQFTRSLATEWARDNIRVNSVAPGIVATDMIKDLEPDALEQACSRIPMGRSGKPTEVASVVSFLCMPTASYITGQELVLQQYSKYVRHGFQIQQYGYVTDVMA, encoded by the exons aTGACGTCGGGCAGGGAGAAGAGGTGGAGCCTCGCCGGCGCGACGGCGCTCGTCACCGGCGGCAGCAAAGGAATAGG GCGTGCCATCGTGGAGGAGCTCGCCGGTTTTGGGGCGCGGGTGCACACGTGCTCCCGCAACGCGGCGGAGCTGGAAGAGTGCCGCcggcagtgggaggaggagaaGCTGGCGATCACCGTCTCCGTGTGCGACGTCTCCGTGCGCGCGGCGAGGGAGGAGCTCATGGAGACGGTCAGGGAATCCTTCGAGGGCAAGCTGGACATACTG GTGAACAATGCGGGGCAATTGGTTTTGAAAGCCGCTACGGAGTGGACGGCGGACGACTACTCACAATTGATGGAGACTAACTTAGAGTCGAGCTTCCACCTTAGTCAGCTCGCCCACCCTCTACTCATCAAGGCCTCTGTACTTGGAGGAGGTAGCATCGTCAACATCTCCTCTGTTGGAGGTATATTTGGCTACCCAGGCCTCGCACTTTATGGCATCACAAAAG GAGGAATGAATCAGTTTACAAGGAGCCTCGCTACTGAGTGGGCTAGAGACAATATCCGTGTGAACTCCGTTGCCCCAGGCATTGTTGCCACAGACATGATCAAAGAT TTAGAGCCGGATGCCCTTGAGCAAGCTTGCTCGCGGATCCCAATGGGGCGGAGCGGCAAGCCAACGGAAGTCGCTTCAGTGGTATCCTTCCTCTGTATGCCCACGGCGTCCTATATCACGGGCCA GGAACTGGTGCTACAACAGTATTCGAAATATGTTAGACACGGGTTTCAAATCCAACAATATGGCTATGTTACTGATGTCATGGCCTGA